The nucleotide window AGTTGGGATGCTATTCCCCGTGAAGTTTTGGATCCTTGGATGGAAGATTTTGTCACCGTAAATGTGCCTAACGGAGAATCGTTTGTAGAATTGGATTCAAGGGTTCGGGAATTTTTGGACAATGGCATTTCGAAAATACACTCTAAACCAATTATCATCGTGGCGCATTCGGGAGTTATTCGAAGCATTTTGTGCAAAATAAACAATCTTCCCCTGCAGGAAGCTTTCAAAACACCATTGGATTATGGTGCTGTAATCAAAGTTGAAATGTAGAACTTGTGTTTTTAATTAGTTGTTAAACAATTGGTTATATTTGTATTCGAATTAAAATGTCTCATTAATTTTAGTTTTCGATATTTTTAACTTTATATTTGCACTCGAATTAAGGTTGTGTTTTTGATATTTTTTGGAAACACATTAAAAGGGAAGCAAGTGATTGAAGATTGCTGATTAACGATTTTTAATTTCAGGATTTAACATCTGAAATCAAGTATCAAACATCAAAATTCAAAAATCTTGCGCTGTTCCCGCAACTGTAAGCTACAAAGCTTGTTGTTATCTACAAAGCCACTGTCTCGAAGTTAGAGAGTAGAAGTTAGAATTAGAAGTTTTATACTTCGTACTTCATTCTTCTTTCCTCTAACCTCAAATGGGAAGGCAAACAACAAGACGCAAGCCAGGAGACCTGCCTTTTTTCTTAACAAATATCGAACTTTCGGGAAAAAAGGTTCAGAAATTATGACATTAAGAAAACTACTTTTTAGCCTTTTTGCTTTATCGTGCCAATTCGTTTGGGCACAGAATGACTCTATAAACAATTTAAAAGAAGTTATAGTTTCAGATCGTACTTTGTACTTAAGCAATAAATCACAATCTATTCAAATTCTGAATGATTCGGTTATAAACAAAAACCAATCTTCCCTTTCCAATTTATTAAATTACAACAGTGTACTGTATTTCAAGGAATACGGGCGAGGAATGCTATCAACTGTTTCTTTTAGAGGAACCACAGCTTCGCAAACGGCTGTGATTTGGAACGGAATAAACGTTAATTCCCAACTCAACGGCAGTGCCGATTTCAACACTTTCACGGCGCCCGATTTTAACACCATCAGCATAAAAGCGGGTGGAGGAAGCGTTAGCTACGGGAGTGGCGCCATTGGAGGAACTGTTCATTTGAGCAATGATTTGGTTTTCAAAAATAAATTTGAAAACGATTTGCGATTGGATTACGGTAGTTTCAATACTGTTGGAGTTAATTACAAATTGGTGCTCGCGGATAAAAAATGGAGTACTCAACTCGGATTTTCCAGAAATAGTTCGGATAATGATTATCCTTATGTTGGTCAATATACCTGGGATGATGTTCAAAGGAAAAATGAAAACGGGCAATATGCAACGACTAATTTGTATGTCAATATTGGTTACAAAGTAAAGCCTAATTCGGTTATTACTTTTTACAGTCAATCTTCGAATACGGACAGGAATCTCTCTTTGATATCAGAATCTGATTCCAAAACAAAATATGTGAATACTTTCAGCCGAAATCTTTTGGAATATGCAACA belongs to Flavobacterium aquiphilum and includes:
- the cobC gene encoding alpha-ribazole phosphatase; the encoded protein is MEVYLVRHTETVCEKGICYGQSDVGIREPYDAVFESILNQLPQEAVLYSSPLQRCVILAKHIQENTQIDSIIEDSRLMEMHFGDWELQSWDAIPREVLDPWMEDFVTVNVPNGESFVELDSRVREFLDNGISKIHSKPIIIVAHSGVIRSILCKINNLPLQEAFKTPLDYGAVIKVEM